The Pseudanabaena galeata CCNP1313 genome includes a region encoding these proteins:
- a CDS encoding toxin-antitoxin system, antitoxin component, Xre family protein → MSTTITIEQRLLEKIRNLSSDKITEVEDFIDFLYQRQTNSEQNLIMAATKLSEARFSKVWDNPEDAEYDNL, encoded by the coding sequence ATGAGTACCACAATTACAATTGAACAAAGATTACTAGAAAAAATTCGTAATCTATCATCTGACAAAATTACAGAAGTAGAAGACTTTATCGACTTTCTCTATCAACGTCAAACCAACTCTGAGCAGAATCTAATCATGGCTGCTACCAAACTCTCAGAAGCCAGATTCTCAAAAGTATGGGACAACCCCGAAGATGCAGAATATGACAACCTATAA
- a CDS encoding WD40 repeat domain-containing protein, with protein sequence MSDRTEIIAENNRDALRRLTRIVTRSQGFSLSIALCNYRVLQERVLQDLRSQLAENGLPETAITTLELKPDAKTLLAPIQELMGKVHQLPIEQKPKVLMVLGLDAVTEIEAVLKSANRVREEFANCLEFPMVLWLNDRTQDILTREASDLANWTTAGAIEFQLEAMELKELVQDSIRAMFDRYLQSQGLGDWDASLQQFELITAIADLEAQAIEISDEISAGLDFAFGCMAMTEGEIGKAKALFERSLTFWKQSGDQLKQAVCLLQLGLGDRSLAMRERYQKQPFYATSQQYLAESMDILRNLQRGELMALYINFLTATWEELLSLTPSPSPRGRGEQETNLISPLLEAQGTQALSLPPSPRGRVVGGEGLESLVNEALALHQIYPNLLRESHDRGILASVKLMQQDYRAAKESAEAALALYAQGEALQLANLAPSRRYGYAKYELWLARALEGLGDRQGAIARLEGVRDRWLGEQHPYDAQIYVSVLEELRSLYTASGLYLEAFETKQHQRSVEQQYGLRAFIGAGTLNPKRERTNLDMYANVAEQSDKIAQEIEASGRMLDVEKLVDRIGQARYPLTVIHGDSGAGKSSILIGGLVPALRAKGTIDGRKVLVFAIKNYKDWSAEVKHKLQKYFGDLRPDLDPIQHFKRNIDENYLTVLIFDQFEDFFFKKEDFRDRLPFYKFLKACLHTDFVRVVLSLREDYLHYLLECDRAVDLEKVENDILGKQVRYYLGDFTQDQARQVIEALTRRSQLRLEPELIERLVTDLSGEQLRILPIELQVVGAQLESEVPPIANLREYLSLTGDTHRKPSEVLVERWLENVVRDCGVGNKELAERVLYALTGNEEKRPQKTQAELASELLGVGSGDGLGVRSPLPPLQRGALDSSNSLEVRSSLSPLQRGALDSSNSLEVRSSLSPLQRGALDTLGSVDNSVPLSKGDAEGRGIEPLNAAENLALVLAVLVGSGLAFRVSSSPDDRFQLIHDYLVSFIRKKYKIDLAAELREERKKRELAEKEKEIYAVANRKAKQRIWIASIFLGIASMAAIGISIYAGKTFIEQQEAIAGTRLEREGSLLLRQFEFQELKTLVAAVRVGNELRSIAKDRSLELYPAVSPILALQNSLTKIHEKTFINADIPAIVINGSVSQLISFSPNGKRLATSSSDGTTRIWDLEGKEIAKLQGHQGAVFSVVFSSDGKRLATNGSDGTARIWDLEGKEIAKLQGHQGHQGAVSSVVFSSDGKRLATSGSDGTARIWDLEGKEIAKLQGHQGAVSSVVFSSDGKRLATSGSDGTARIWDLEGKEIAKLQGHQGAVSSIVFSVDGRISTSGRDGTARIWDLEGKEIAKLQGHRGAISSVVFSSDGKRLATSGSDGTARIWDLEGKEVAKLQGHRGEVFRVIFSADGKMLATSGSDGIARIWDLEGKEIVKLVGHRGVVSSVIFSADGKMLATSGSDGIARIWDLEGKEIEKLVGHQGNVWSVVFSADGKMLATSGSEGTARIWDLEGKEIAKLVGHQGVVWSVVFSADGKMLATSGFDETIRIWDLEGKEIAKLQGHQGNVSSVVFSSDGKRLATSGRDGTARIWDLEGKGIAKLQGHQGNVSSVVFSSDGKRLATSGRDGTARIWDLEGKEIAKLQGHQGNVSSVVFSSDGKRLATSGSDGTARIWDLEGKEIAKLQGHQGNVLNVVFSPNGKKIATSGRDGTARIWDLEGKAIAKLQGQGYVLSVVFSPDSKRIATSGSDGTARIWDLQGRQIAEYEGKGSMSKDFQFIATIPKDNPSIVKLWRIQTLDEMLDSACARLRPYLTTNPDVSESDKQLCEK encoded by the coding sequence ATGAGCGATCGCACCGAAATAATTGCAGAAAATAATCGCGATGCCTTGCGTCGATTGACGAGAATTGTGACGCGATCGCAGGGATTTTCATTGTCGATCGCTTTGTGTAACTATCGGGTATTGCAGGAGCGCGTATTACAGGACTTGCGATCGCAACTTGCTGAGAATGGTTTACCTGAGACTGCGATCACGACACTTGAACTCAAACCTGATGCGAAGACTTTGCTTGCACCAATTCAGGAATTGATGGGCAAGGTGCATCAATTGCCCATTGAGCAGAAGCCCAAGGTGTTAATGGTTTTGGGATTGGATGCGGTTACAGAAATAGAAGCGGTTTTGAAATCGGCAAATCGGGTCAGGGAAGAATTTGCTAATTGTTTGGAATTCCCGATGGTGCTGTGGCTGAACGATCGCACTCAGGATATTTTGACCCGTGAGGCAAGTGATTTGGCGAACTGGACTACGGCGGGGGCGATCGAGTTTCAGCTTGAGGCGATGGAATTAAAGGAACTGGTGCAAGATTCGATCAGAGCTATGTTTGATCGCTATTTGCAGTCTCAAGGTTTGGGTGATTGGGATGCGAGTTTGCAACAGTTTGAACTAATTACGGCGATCGCAGATTTAGAGGCTCAAGCGATTGAGATTAGTGATGAAATTAGCGCAGGGTTAGACTTTGCGTTTGGCTGTATGGCAATGACTGAGGGGGAAATCGGGAAGGCAAAAGCTTTATTTGAGAGGAGTTTAACCTTTTGGAAACAATCTGGGGATCAACTTAAACAGGCGGTATGTCTATTGCAATTGGGATTAGGCGATCGCAGTTTGGCGATGCGTGAGCGATACCAGAAGCAGCCTTTTTATGCAACTTCTCAGCAGTATTTAGCTGAAAGTATGGATATTTTGCGGAACCTCCAACGAGGGGAATTGATGGCGTTGTATATCAATTTTTTGACTGCGACATGGGAGGAGTTATTGTCCCTCACCCCTAGCCCCTCTCCCAGAGGGAGAGGGGAACAAGAAACTAATTTGATTTCTCCTCTCCTAGAGGCACAGGGAACTCAAGCTTTATCTCTGCCCCCCTCTCCCAGAGGGAGAGTGGTTGGGGGTGAGGGCTTAGAATCTCTCGTCAATGAGGCTCTAGCTCTCCATCAAATCTATCCCAATCTCCTCCGTGAATCCCACGATCGCGGGATTCTTGCGTCAGTGAAGTTGATGCAACAGGACTATCGGGCGGCAAAGGAATCGGCGGAAGCGGCACTGGCGTTATATGCCCAAGGGGAAGCGCTGCAACTGGCTAACCTTGCACCTTCGCGGCGCTATGGCTATGCCAAATATGAGCTTTGGTTGGCGAGGGCTTTGGAGGGATTGGGCGATCGCCAAGGTGCGATCGCGAGACTAGAGGGTGTGCGCGATCGCTGGCTCGGTGAGCAACATCCCTATGACGCGCAGATCTATGTATCGGTTTTGGAGGAGTTGCGATCGCTTTACACTGCGTCGGGTTTGTATTTGGAAGCCTTTGAGACTAAGCAACATCAGCGATCGGTGGAGCAGCAGTATGGGCTGAGGGCTTTCATCGGTGCGGGGACTTTAAATCCGAAGCGGGAAAGAACTAATTTAGATATGTATGCGAATGTTGCGGAACAGTCCGACAAGATCGCGCAGGAGATTGAAGCTTCGGGGCGGATGCTGGATGTGGAGAAGTTGGTCGATCGCATTGGTCAGGCGCGATATCCTTTGACTGTGATTCATGGCGATTCGGGTGCGGGCAAAAGCTCGATTTTGATTGGTGGCTTGGTTCCTGCCTTACGCGCAAAGGGAACCATTGATGGGCGCAAGGTGTTAGTTTTTGCGATTAAAAATTACAAAGATTGGAGTGCAGAAGTTAAACATAAGTTACAAAAATATTTTGGCGATCTCCGTCCCGATCTCGACCCAATTCAGCACTTCAAGCGGAATATTGATGAGAATTATTTGACGGTGTTGATTTTCGATCAGTTTGAGGATTTCTTTTTTAAGAAGGAAGATTTTCGCGATCGCTTACCGTTTTACAAGTTCCTGAAGGCTTGTTTGCATACGGATTTTGTGCGGGTGGTGTTGTCGTTGCGGGAGGACTATCTGCATTATTTGTTGGAATGCGATCGGGCTGTGGATTTGGAAAAGGTGGAGAATGATATTCTCGGTAAGCAGGTGCGTTACTATTTGGGGGATTTTACGCAGGATCAGGCGCGACAGGTGATCGAGGCGTTGACTAGGCGATCGCAGTTACGGTTGGAGCCTGAGTTGATTGAGCGCCTTGTGACGGATTTGAGTGGTGAGCAGTTGCGGATTTTGCCGATTGAGTTGCAGGTGGTGGGGGCGCAGTTGGAGTCGGAGGTTCCGCCGATCGCGAATCTGCGTGAGTATCTTTCCTTAACGGGGGATACGCATCGGAAGCCGAGTGAGGTGTTGGTGGAGCGGTGGTTGGAGAATGTGGTGCGTGATTGTGGGGTGGGGAATAAGGAGTTGGCGGAGAGGGTGTTGTATGCGTTGACGGGGAATGAGGAGAAGCGTCCGCAAAAGACGCAAGCGGAGCTTGCTAGTGAGTTGTTGGGGGTGGGATCTGGTGATGGTTTGGGGGTTAGATCCCCCCTACCCCCCTTGCAAAGGGGGGCTTTGGATTCTAGTAATAGTTTAGAGGTTAGATCCTCCCTATCCCCCTTGCAAAGGGGGGCTTTGGATTCTAGTAATAGTTTAGAGGTTAGATCCTCCCTATCCCCCTTGCAAAGGGGGGCTTTGGATACTTTAGGCAGTGTAGATAACTCAGTCCCCCTTTCTAAGGGGGATGCCGAAGGTAGGGGGATCGAGCCTCTCAATGCAGCAGAAAATCTCGCGCTGGTGCTAGCGGTTCTGGTTGGTTCTGGGCTTGCTTTTCGGGTGAGTAGTTCGCCTGATGACCGTTTTCAGTTGATTCATGATTATTTGGTTAGCTTTATTCGCAAGAAGTACAAGATCGATTTGGCGGCGGAGTTGCGAGAAGAACGGAAGAAGCGGGAATTGGCGGAAAAAGAGAAAGAAATCTATGCAGTGGCAAATCGCAAGGCGAAACAACGGATTTGGATAGCTTCGATTTTTCTGGGAATTGCGTCTATGGCAGCTATTGGTATTAGTATCTATGCAGGGAAGACATTTATCGAACAGCAGGAAGCTATTGCAGGGACAAGGCTAGAACGGGAGGGTTCGTTATTATTAAGGCAATTTGAATTTCAAGAGTTAAAAACTTTAGTTGCGGCTGTGCGAGTGGGAAATGAATTAAGAAGTATTGCTAAAGATCGTTCGTTAGAGCTATATCCTGCCGTTAGTCCAATTTTAGCCCTTCAAAATTCACTTACTAAAATACACGAGAAGACATTCATTAATGCAGACATACCTGCAATTGTCATTAATGGTTCAGTCAGTCAATTAATCTCCTTTTCACCCAATGGGAAAAGGTTAGCGACTAGTAGCAGTGACGGAACCACTAGGATATGGGATTTAGAAGGTAAAGAAATAGCGAAATTGCAAGGGCATCAAGGAGCTGTTTTTAGCGTGGTATTTTCTTCCGATGGGAAAAGGTTAGCCACCAATGGCAGTGACGGAACCGCTAGGATATGGGATTTAGAAGGTAAAGAAATAGCGAAATTGCAAGGGCATCAAGGGCATCAAGGGGCTGTTTCTAGCGTGGTATTTTCTTCCGATGGAAAAAGGTTAGCGACTAGTGGCAGTGACGGAACTGCAAGGATATGGGATTTAGAAGGTAAAGAAATAGCGAAATTGCAAGGACATCAAGGGGCTGTCTCTAGCGTGGTATTTTCTTCCGATGGAAAAAGGTTAGCGACTAGTGGCAGTGACGGAACTGCAAGGATATGGGATTTAGAAGGTAAAGAAATAGCAAAATTGCAAGGACATCAAGGAGCTGTTTCTAGTATAGTATTTTCAGTTGATGGGAGGATCTCAACTAGTGGCAGAGACGGAACCGCTAGGATATGGGATTTAGAAGGTAAAGAAATAGCGAAACTGCAAGGACATCGGGGGGCTATTTCTAGTGTGGTATTTTCTTCCGATGGAAAAAGGTTAGCGACTAGTGGCAGTGATGGAACTGCAAGGATATGGGATTTAGAGGGTAAAGAGGTAGCGAAACTGCAAGGACATCGAGGGGAAGTTTTTAGAGTGATATTTTCAGCCGACGGGAAAATGTTAGCGACTAGTGGCAGTGATGGAATCGCTAGGATATGGGATTTAGAAGGTAAAGAGATAGTGAAACTGGTAGGACATCGAGGAGTTGTTTCTAGCGTGATATTTTCAGCCGACGGGAAAATGTTAGCGACTAGTGGCAGTGATGGAATCGCTAGGATATGGGATTTAGAAGGTAAAGAGATAGAAAAACTGGTAGGACATCAAGGAAATGTTTGGAGTGTCGTATTTTCAGCCGACGGGAAAATGTTAGCAACGAGTGGTAGTGAGGGAACAGCGAGAATTTGGGATTTAGAAGGTAAAGAGATAGCAAAACTAGTAGGACATCAAGGAGTTGTTTGGAGTGTCGTATTTTCAGCCGATGGAAAAATGTTAGCAACCAGTGGCTTTGATGAAACTATAAGGATATGGGATTTAGAAGGTAAAGAAATAGCGAAACTGCAAGGACATCAAGGAAATGTTTCTAGCGTGGTATTTTCTTCCGATGGGAAAAGGTTAGCCACCAGTGGCAGAGATGGAACCGCTAGGATATGGGATTTAGAAGGTAAAGGAATAGCGAAACTGCAAGGACATCAAGGAAATGTTTCTAGCGTGGTATTTTCTTCCGATGGGAAAAGGTTAGCCACCAGTGGCAGAGACGGAACCGCTAGGATATGGGATTTAGAAGGTAAAGAAATAGCGAAACTGCAAGGACATCAAGGAAATGTTTCTAGCGTGGTATTTTCTTCCGATGGGAAAAGGTTAGCGACTAGTGGCAGTGACGGAACTGCAAGGATATGGGATTTAGAAGGTAAAGAAATAGCAAAACTGCAAGGACATCAAGGAAATGTTTTGAACGTGGTGTTTTCTCCCAATGGCAAAAAGATCGCGACCAGTGGGAGAGATGGAACCGCTAGGATATGGGATTTAGAAGGTAAAGCGATAGCGAAACTGCAAGGACAAGGGTATGTTTTGAGCGTGGTATTTTCTCCCGATAGCAAAAGGATCGCAACTAGTGGAAGTGACGGAACGGCGCGAATTTGGGATTTACAGGGTAGGCAGATTGCCGAATACGAAGGGAAGGGAAGTATGAGCAAAGACTTTCAATTTATCGCCACAATTCCCAAAGATAATCCATCTATCGTCAAACTCTGGCGTATCCAAACCCTAGACGAAATGCTAGATAGCGCCTGTGCGCGGTTACGCCCCTACCTCACCACCAATCCCGATGTTTCTGAAAGTGATAAACAACTGTGTGAAAAGTAA
- a CDS encoding P-loop NTPase fold protein, which produces MDLELSRFYKACNPTHPLDSSNEEDRSYYVDLSTVRGEKLIESLSRKIVRISPDESTCQLFTGHIGCGKSTELLRLKHELTEKKFHVAYFECDRQLELSDVDASDILLAIAGQLSKGLEKEGINIVPEYFKKLFGELKDILHTKLDLSANFKLSVGIAEITAQAKNSPSLRRQMRERLESRTNSIITSINKELLAPAKERLQAAGKKGLVVIVDNLDRIENRIDLKEQSKAGYLFVERGDQLRGLDCHVVYTVPLLLTFSNDAAIVTSRFGTDIKTLPMVPARLSDGSECEAGMALLRQIVMARAFPKVNSVQRINNEFVNKVFDSPKTLDRLCQASGGHVRNLFRLLYGCLEQDDPPITAKLVESIIAKERNKMVKTITDDEWDLIKKVQQDKRVRGEAEYQTLIKSQFVFEYEYQGNSWFDRNPILDD; this is translated from the coding sequence ATGGATCTTGAACTTTCGCGATTTTATAAGGCTTGCAACCCCACGCATCCCCTTGATTCTAGTAATGAAGAGGATCGCAGCTATTATGTTGATCTCTCGACAGTTCGCGGCGAAAAACTAATTGAAAGTCTGTCGCGCAAGATTGTGCGGATTTCGCCCGATGAGTCCACCTGTCAGTTATTTACAGGACATATCGGCTGCGGCAAATCGACGGAGCTTTTGCGGCTGAAACATGAGTTGACTGAGAAAAAGTTTCATGTGGCTTATTTTGAATGCGATCGCCAATTGGAACTGAGTGATGTTGATGCCAGTGATATTTTGTTAGCGATCGCAGGACAACTCAGTAAGGGGTTGGAAAAAGAAGGGATTAATATCGTTCCAGAATATTTCAAGAAATTATTTGGCGAACTGAAGGATATTTTGCACACTAAACTCGATTTGAGTGCAAATTTCAAGCTGTCAGTGGGGATTGCCGAGATTACGGCTCAAGCCAAGAACAGCCCGTCATTGCGTCGGCAAATGCGCGAACGGTTGGAATCACGCACTAATAGCATTATTACTTCCATTAATAAGGAGTTACTAGCTCCTGCCAAGGAAAGATTACAAGCTGCTGGCAAGAAAGGTTTAGTCGTGATTGTGGATAACCTCGATCGCATTGAAAACCGCATCGATCTCAAAGAGCAGTCCAAGGCTGGATATTTGTTTGTCGAACGAGGCGATCAGTTGCGAGGGTTGGATTGTCATGTGGTTTATACAGTGCCATTGTTGTTAACTTTTTCCAATGATGCAGCGATCGTGACAAGTCGATTTGGAACCGATATTAAGACTTTGCCGATGGTTCCTGCGCGATTGTCCGATGGCAGTGAGTGCGAGGCAGGAATGGCGTTGCTTAGACAGATTGTAATGGCGAGAGCATTTCCAAAGGTTAATTCTGTCCAACGGATTAACAATGAATTTGTGAATAAAGTATTCGATAGTCCCAAAACTCTCGATCGCCTATGTCAAGCTAGTGGTGGTCATGTCCGCAATTTATTTCGATTGCTGTATGGTTGCTTAGAGCAAGATGATCCGCCGATTACCGCCAAATTAGTGGAGAGCATAATCGCTAAGGAACGGAATAAAATGGTAAAAACAATCACTGATGATGAATGGGATTTGATTAAGAAGGTGCAACAGGATAAGCGTGTGCGTGGTGAGGCGGAATATCAAACCCTGATCAAGAGCCAGTTTGTGTTTGAGTATGAGTATCAAGGTAATAGTTGGTTTGACCGAAATCCGATTTTGGATGATTAA
- a CDS encoding transposase, with amino-acid sequence MNNSNEVCDVLGIDISKAKFDVALIQDNAKIKNKVFNNNPEGFVELQEWLNIQSVKNLHSCMEATSTYGNALARFLVAAGYKVSIVNPSRPKAFGKSELSRTKTDRADAKVIARFCAALKPAAWTPPALEIEQLQALVHRLDSLTAMQQQEQNRLATADPILVEAINTHIDFLKEQIEMTKKLIRQHFDQHPHLKSQRDLLTSIPGIAELTATVLLAEIRDISAFDTADQLAAFAGLTPREFSSGSSIHGKPRLSKIGNSRLRKALFMPAIVARRYNSPIVAFCDRLTAKGKSKMSVIGAVMHKLLRQVFGVLKSQRSFDPNFVKIPS; translated from the coding sequence ATGAACAATAGCAATGAAGTATGTGATGTTTTAGGCATAGACATCAGTAAAGCCAAGTTTGATGTTGCCCTAATTCAAGACAACGCCAAGATTAAGAACAAAGTATTTAACAATAATCCCGAAGGATTTGTCGAACTACAAGAATGGCTAAACATTCAAAGTGTAAAAAATTTACATAGCTGTATGGAAGCCACCAGCACTTATGGCAATGCCTTAGCCCGATTCTTAGTAGCCGCAGGGTACAAAGTAAGTATCGTCAATCCATCACGTCCCAAAGCCTTTGGCAAGAGCGAGTTAAGTCGTACAAAGACAGACCGTGCTGATGCCAAAGTTATTGCTAGATTTTGTGCTGCCTTAAAGCCTGCTGCTTGGACACCACCAGCATTAGAAATTGAGCAACTCCAAGCATTAGTACATCGTTTAGATAGCTTAACCGCCATGCAGCAACAAGAGCAAAATCGTCTTGCTACGGCTGATCCAATTTTGGTTGAAGCAATTAACACCCACATTGACTTCCTCAAGGAGCAAATTGAGATGACCAAAAAATTGATCCGTCAGCACTTTGATCAACATCCTCATTTGAAATCGCAACGGGATTTGTTGACTTCCATTCCAGGTATTGCTGAATTGACTGCAACTGTATTACTGGCGGAAATTCGGGATATTTCTGCTTTTGATACGGCTGATCAATTAGCCGCTTTTGCGGGTTTAACTCCGCGTGAATTCTCTTCTGGCTCTTCGATTCATGGCAAACCGCGCTTGTCAAAAATTGGTAATTCACGTTTGCGTAAAGCTTTGTTTATGCCTGCGATTGTTGCTCGTCGTTATAATTCGCCGATTGTCGCTTTCTGCGATCGCCTTACTGCTAAGGGTAAGTCCAAAATGTCCGTCATTGGTGCTGTAATGCACAAGCTGTTACGACAGGTCTTTGGTGTTCTCAAGTCTCAGCGTTCTTTCGATCCTAATTTTGTTAAAATTCCCTCTTGA
- a CDS encoding class I SAM-dependent methyltransferase — protein MNNVIRYQNAALQYYRDLTGSSYLHYGYWEPIPSPTDELTVTKLRAAQEAYAIHLLSFLPTDIHTVLDVGCGNGDNAVAMIEKGLQVEGLAPDPLQQANFLERTKGKALFHIDIFQEFVKAPAKYSSQLTYDLVLFSESTQYMSPEMIAEGSAVVTKSGSYVLLADMLRKDPEYKEGMFSNCLINADLHKSMEKAGFKLIKTDDISAHIAPTLDICVQSFQTFGVSTMKYIGNLIAIAVPPIYKVLRYFLGKSIKKLITEGLQASNLFHKHLCYEIQLWQKV, from the coding sequence ATGAACAATGTAATTCGCTACCAAAACGCTGCACTCCAGTACTACCGAGATCTGACAGGCTCTTCCTATCTTCACTATGGTTATTGGGAACCAATTCCATCGCCTACGGATGAGTTGACTGTCACCAAACTGCGTGCTGCCCAAGAAGCCTACGCAATACATCTTCTATCTTTTCTGCCAACCGATATTCATACAGTCTTAGATGTCGGCTGTGGCAATGGTGATAATGCCGTGGCGATGATTGAGAAGGGTTTGCAAGTTGAGGGATTGGCTCCTGACCCACTGCAACAAGCTAATTTCCTAGAACGCACCAAAGGAAAGGCTTTATTTCATATTGATATTTTCCAAGAATTTGTGAAAGCCCCTGCCAAGTATTCTTCACAGCTTACCTATGACCTAGTTCTATTTAGCGAAAGCACTCAATATATGTCACCAGAAATGATCGCCGAAGGTTCGGCTGTGGTGACAAAATCTGGCAGTTATGTCCTGTTAGCTGATATGTTGCGGAAAGATCCTGAATATAAGGAAGGGATGTTTTCCAACTGTTTGATTAATGCCGATCTGCATAAATCAATGGAGAAGGCTGGATTTAAGTTGATCAAGACGGATGATATTTCCGCACATATTGCTCCAACTCTAGATATTTGTGTGCAGAGCTTCCAAACCTTTGGAGTTTCCACAATGAAATATATAGGTAATCTAATTGCGATCGCCGTGCCTCCAATCTATAAAGTTCTGCGCTACTTTTTAGGCAAGTCAATCAAAAAGTTGATTACTGAAGGGCTACAAGCCTCTAATCTTTTTCATAAGCATCTGTGTTATGAAATCCAGCTTTGGCAAAAGGTCTAA
- a CDS encoding chlorophyll a/b-binding protein, protein MTNSYRVDDRGVLNNFAIEPKMYVEETTKAGFTPYAELLNGRLAMIGFVSLLITEAATGHGLIWLLGNL, encoded by the coding sequence ATGACTAATAGCTACAGAGTTGATGATCGCGGTGTACTTAACAACTTCGCAATTGAACCCAAGATGTATGTTGAAGAAACCACAAAGGCTGGCTTTACTCCTTACGCAGAGCTACTAAACGGTAGACTTGCCATGATTGGCTTCGTATCTCTCCTCATTACGGAAGCTGCTACAGGACATGGATTGATTTGGTTGCTAGGGAATCTATAA
- a CDS encoding chlorophyll a/b-binding protein, translating to MSNSYRVDDRGVLNNFAIEPKMYVEETTKAGFTPYAELLNGRLAMIGFVSLLITEAATGHGLIWLLGNL from the coding sequence ATGTCTAACAGCTATAGAGTCGATGACCGCGGTGTACTTAACAACTTCGCAATTGAACCCAAGATGTATGTTGAAGAAACCACAAAGGCTGGCTTTACTCCTTATGCTGAATTGCTAAACGGTAGACTTGCCATGATTGGTTTTGTCTCTCTCCTTATTACAGAAGCTGCTACGGGGCATGGATTGATTTGGTTGCTGGGGAATCTATAA
- the nagA gene encoding N-acetylglucosamine-6-phosphate deacetylase — MTGLRRIICSTQGAIDLQINGALGIPFNDLNRDRAAKLPEICRFLYQQGLDGFLPTLVTADLEQFHRSLFFLSEAIAYQKQHLDPQEAKILGVHLEGPFLHPDKRGAHPQQHLLTLNLDTLRQVLGDYTNIIKLVTLAPELDPSGETIQYLRDRHIIVSLGHSTANAEQTRTAIAQGATMVTHAFNAMPSLHHRDVGLLGEAILSDHVWCGLIADGVHVSPEMIKLLYRMKKQIFLVSDALAPLGLPDGTYPWDDRQITIKNGTARLPDGTLSGTTLPLINAVNNLVQWNVCTELQAIDLAINMPRHAMNLAIDPDAPARLTWTQVTYSCASSIPIPNYEPVRSYLGCEVN, encoded by the coding sequence ATGACAGGTTTACGCAGAATTATCTGTTCTACTCAAGGTGCAATTGATCTCCAAATTAATGGAGCATTGGGAATTCCTTTTAATGATTTAAATCGCGATCGCGCCGCTAAGTTACCAGAAATTTGTCGATTTCTCTATCAGCAGGGACTAGATGGATTTTTGCCCACCCTCGTTACTGCTGACCTTGAGCAGTTCCATCGATCACTATTTTTCCTATCTGAAGCGATCGCGTATCAAAAGCAACATCTCGATCCTCAAGAAGCCAAAATTTTAGGAGTCCATCTCGAAGGCCCTTTTCTACATCCCGATAAGCGGGGCGCACACCCACAACAACATCTATTAACGCTTAATCTCGATACATTACGGCAAGTATTAGGCGATTACACCAACATTATTAAACTAGTTACCCTCGCGCCCGAACTTGATCCGTCAGGGGAAACGATTCAATATTTACGCGATCGCCATATCATCGTCAGTTTAGGACACTCTACGGCTAATGCAGAACAAACGAGAACTGCGATCGCCCAAGGTGCAACGATGGTCACTCATGCCTTTAATGCCATGCCAAGTTTGCATCATCGTGATGTGGGTTTATTGGGCGAAGCGATTTTAAGCGATCATGTTTGGTGCGGATTAATCGCTGATGGCGTTCATGTGTCGCCCGAAATGATCAAACTACTCTATCGGATGAAAAAACAAATTTTTCTAGTCAGCGATGCCCTTGCTCCCTTGGGGTTGCCAGATGGCACTTATCCTTGGGACGATCGCCAAATTACGATTAAAAATGGTACAGCGCGATTACCCGATGGCACGCTTTCAGGTACGACGCTGCCTCTGATTAATGCTGTCAACAATCTGGTTCAGTGGAATGTTTGCACAGAATTGCAGGCAATTGATTTAGCGATCAATATGCCACGTCATGCGATGAATTTAGCGATCGATCCAGATGCGCCAGCAAGACTAACTTGGACTCAAGTTACTTACTCTTGCGCCTCAAGCATTCCCATACCAAACTATGAACCCGTCAGAAGCTACTTAGGTTGCGAAGTCAATTGA